The nucleotide window GACCGCGCGCAAAGCCTCAACGCGACCTCGGATTCCGGGCGGACCCACACCAACTTCCCGCTGACCGCAGTGTGTTATCCGGGCGATGACCTGGGCCTGCACCTGTCCTATGACCAGCGCTACTTCGACGAGGCTACCGTCGAGCGCATGCTGGGCGAGTTCAAGCGCCTGCTGCTGGCGTTGGTGCAGGGTTTCCACGGCGACATGGCCGAGCTGCCGCTGCTGAGCAGCGAAGAGCAGGATTTCCTGATCAATGGCTGCAACCAGAGCGCCCACGATTACCCGCTGGAGCAGAGTTACGTGGCGCTGTTCGAGGCGCAGGTGGCTGCGCATCCACAGCGTATCGCCGCCAGTTGCCAGGGCCTGCAACACAGCTATGCAGAGTTGAACCAACAGGCCAACCGTCTGGGCCATGCGCTGATCGCAGCCGGGGTCGGGCTGGATCAACCGGTGGCCTTGCTCGCCGAACGCAACCTCGACCTGCTCGGGATGATCATCGGCAGTTTCAAGGCCGGTGCCGGTTACCTGCCGCTGGACCCGGGGCTGCCGAGCCAGCGCCTGAGCCGGATCATCGACCTGAGCCGCACGCCATTGCTGGTGTGCACCCAGGCCTGCCGTGAACAGGCACTGGCCTTGCTCGAAGAAAGCGCTTGTGTCCATAGGCCGCGCCTGCTGGTGTGGGAAGAGGTGCAGGCCAGTGCGGTGTCGGTGGCCAACCCGGGCATCTACAGCGGCCCGGACAACCTGGCCTACGTGATCTACACCTCGGGCTCGACCGGTTTGCCCAAGGGCGTGATGGTCGAGCAGCGCGGCATGCTCAACAACCAGTTGAGCAAGGTGCCGTACCTGAACCTCAGCGCGGCGGACGTGATCGCGCAGACTGCCTCGCAGAGCTTCGACATTTCGGTCTGGCAGTTCCTCGCCGCGCCGCTGTTCGGGGCGCGGGTGGACATCGTGCCGAACACCATTGCCCATGATCCCCAGGGCTTGCTGGCGCACGTCTCGGCGCAGGGCATCACCGTGCTGGAAAGCGTGCCGTCGCTGATCCAGGGCATGCTCGCCCAGGAGCGCATGAGCCTCGACGGCCTGCGCTGGATGCTGCCCACCGGTGAAGCGATGCCGCCGGAGCTGGCCCATCAATGGTTGCTGCGTTACCCGGACATCGGGCTGGTGAACGCCTATGGGCCGGCGGAGTGTTCGGACGACGTGGCGTTCTTCCGCGTCGACCAGGCCTCGACCCGTGGCACTTACCTGCCCATCGGCACGCCCACCGACAACAATCGCCTGTACCTGCTCGATGGTGCGCTGGAACTGGTGCCGCTGGGGGCGGTGGGTGAGTTGTGCGTCGCCGGCACCGGGGTCGGGCGCGGTTATGTCAGCGACCCGCTGCGCACCGCACAGGTGTTCGTGCCCGATCCGTTCGGCGAGCCGGGTGCGCGCCTGTATCGCACCGGCGACCTCGCTCGCCGTCGCGCCGATGGCGTGCTGGAGTACGTTGGCCGTATCGACCATCAGGTGAAGATTCGCGGCTACCGCATCGAGCTGGGTGAAATCGAGGCGCGCCTGCATGAACAGCCCGAGGTGCGCGACGCGGCCGTCGGTGTGCAGGAGGGCGTCAACGGCAAGCACCTGGTCGGTTACCTGGTGGCGGCGGATCTGACGATCAATCCCACCGAGCGCCTGGAGCGCATCAAGCAACGCCTGCGCGCCGAACTGCCGGAGTACATGATGCCGCTGCACTGGCTGTGGCTGGAGCAGATGCCGCTCAACGCCAACGGCAAACTCGACCGCAAGGCCTTGCCGGCGCTGGAGATCGGCCAGTTGCAAAGCCAGGATTACCAGGCGCCGCGCAACGAACTGGAGCAGACCCTGGCGGACATCTGGGCGCAGGTGCTGAAAGTCGAGCAGGTGGGCATCAGCGATAACTTCTTCGAACTGGGCGGCCACTCGCTGCTGGCGACGCAGATCGCCTCGCGGGTGCAGAAAACCCTGCAACGGGATGTGCCGCTGCGGGCGATGTTCGAGTGCAGCACGGTGCAGGAACTGGCCGAGTACATCGAAGGGCTGGCGGCCAGCGAGATCACCGGAGAGAAGGCGGATCGGTTGAATGATCTGATGGCGGAGTTGGAGGGCCTGTAATCTCCGGCGTCTGGAAGGGCCTCATCGCGGGCAAGCCCGCTCCTACAGGGGATTTGTGTACGGCACAAAAACCTGTAGGAGCGGGCTTGCCCGCGATGAGGCCCTTCCAGGCACCACAAAACCCCCATATACAATCCCGTACATTTCCCCGATTGACGATCCGCCACCGCCCCCTCAGTCTGCCTCTTCTCTTTTCGACAAAGGAACCAGTCGATGCCTTTCGTTACGATTGACGGACAACCCCTTCATTACATCGACCAAGGCTCGGGCCCGGCGGTATTGCTGGCCGGCAGCTACCTGTGGGACCAGGCCATGTGGGCACCGCAGATTGCCGCGCTGGCGCCGCACTACCGGGTCATCGCCCTGGACCTGTGGGGCCACGGCGAATCCGGGCGACTGCCCGACGGCACCACGAATCTTGACGACATCGCCCGCCAGGCGCTGGTCTTGCTCGATCACCTGGACATCGACCGGGCCACGCTGGTCGGACTGTCGGTGGGTGGCATGTGGGGCGCGCGCCTGGCGCTGTCGGCGCCGCAACGGGTCAATGGCCTGGTGCTGATGGACACCTACCTCGGCGCCGAACCCGAACCGACGCGCCAGTACTATTTCTCGCTGCTCAAGCAGATCGAAGACAGCGGCGTGATCACGCCACCTCTGCTGGACATCATCGTGCCGATCTTCTTCCGTCCGGGCATTGATCGTGAGTCAGCGCTGTATCGGGACTTCTACGCGAAACTGGCGGCGTTGCCCGCCGAGCGCCTGCGCCAGAGCATCGTGCCGATGGGGCGGATCACCTTTGGCCGTGAAGATTTCATGGCGCGCCTGCCGGAGCTGGAGGCGTCCACCACGCTGGTGATGGGCGGCGACCAGGACAAGCCGCGACCACCGGCCGAGGCGCGGGAAATGGCCGAGTTGATTGGCTGCCCGTATGTCGAGGTGCCAGAGGCGGGGCATATCTCCAACCTGGAGAACCCGGCGTTCGTGACCGAGACGCTGTTGATGTTCCTGAGCGAAAGAAACCGCTAGCTTTCTGTAGGAGCGAGCTTGCTCGCGATGACGGAGTGTCAGCCAGCACATGCATTGACTGACACACCCCCATCGCGAGCAAGCTCGCTCCTACAGGGAACGGTTACTTCGGCCCGAGAATCTTCACCAACTTGTCCGGCGAAGGTGCGCCTTGCTGCTGTTGCAGCTCGCCCTTGTCGTCCATGTAAAAGATCGCCGGCGTCGCCTGCAGTTCGAGGTCTTCCATCAACTGCATGTTCGCCGCCAGTTTCGCCTGAACGGCTGCGGGTACGTCCTTCAGGGCCTTGAGCGTGCTGGCCTTGCCGGCGGACTCGTGGTCCTGCAGGGCTTTTTGCGGGTCCTTGGCGGCCAGCAGCGCCGCTGACTTGCCGGGGCTGTCTTCGCGGATGATGCCGACCATGATGTGCCGCAACTGCACCTTGCCGGCCTTGACCCATGGCCGCGCCTGTTCCCAGAACATGTTGCAGTAAGGGCAGTTCGGGTCACTGAACAGGTACACCGTGCGCGGCGCATCCTTGTTGCCGTCCTGAATCCAGTGGCTGGCCTCGAATTTGGCCCACACTTCCTTGGCCATGGGCGCATACACCAGCTTCTGCAACGGCGCGCTGCTCAGGTCGTTGCCTTCGGCGTCGTACAGGTTACCCAGCAACACATGCTTGCCATCGGGCGTCAGGTACAGCGCCATGCCACGGTTCTGATACTGCGCGGCATAACCGCGCAAGCCATCGGGGGCGTCGAACTGGCCGACGATTTTCGCGCCCTTGGCTTCGATCTTCTTGATCGCCTCGGGCAGTTCTTCGGCAGCCTGCACCGCCGGCAGGTGCAGCAGGGCTGCGCCGAGGGTCAGTGTCAGCAGGTGGCGGAGGCGGGGCATGGCAGTTTCCTTGACGAGGTGGCCGGTGCGGCGGGATTGGGGGTATCGAAGTTTTCCAGGGCGCGAGCCAGGCTGGCTTCCGACAGCTCACCCAGGTGGCTGCCCAACAAACGACCATCGGGGCTGTAGAACAAGGTGGTCGGCAAGGCCATGGAGCCGACGGCCTGGCCCAGGCGACCGCTGCCATCGAACAGCACGTTGGACAGGCTCAGGCCCTGGGTTTCCAGGAACGTGCTGACGCTCTGCATGCTTTCGGCCTGGTTGACGAACAGGAACGTCAGGTCCGGGCGGCGTTGCTGGGCGTTTTCCAGCACCGGCATTTCCCGGCGGCAGGGCGGGCACCAGGTGGCCCACAGGTTGATCACCAGCGGGCCGCCCTGGTAGTCGGCGAGGTGCACGGTCTCGCCGGCGGCATTGCGCAGGGCGATGTCCGGCAGGCGTGTGCCTTGTTCATAAATGCTCAGGGAAAAGGTCGCGAGCAACCAGAACGCCAGCCCGCTGGCCACGCCAAAGCCCAACGGGCGGCGCAGCCCCGGACGACGCCAGCCGCGATACAGCGCGGCGAGCAGCAGCACGATCACTCCGGGCAGGGCGAGGAAACCGCCGTCGCGCAGGTCGATCACTTGCCACGGATCGTTACGATAGTGCATCCAGTACTGCGCGACGAAACCGATCCGCGCGGCCAGCATGCCCAGCAGAAACAGGCTGAACAGCACTGACTCGGGGTTCTCGCCACCGCGCTTGGCCGTGCGCCAGCCGATAAACGTCGCCAGCGCCAGGGCACTGATCAACAGCAGGTGGTTCAGCGCGATGGCAAAGGTGCCCAGGGTCAAGGTCAGCATTAACGGGCGTCCCGGGTGCTGGTCCAGCGTTGCAGGAAGGTGTCGGCGTCCACTTCGCCGGTGATGCGCTGGCTGCGACGTTCTTCGCCGTCGGCACCGATCCACAGGAACGTCGGTGGTCCCGGCACCTTGTAACGGGCGAGCAGGTCGCGGCTGGCGGCATTGTCGGCGGTGACGTCCAGGCGCAACAGGCGCACATCACTCAGCGCATCGAGCACGCGCGCCTGGCCGAACACCTGGGTTTCCATGATCTTGCACGGCCTGCACCAGTCGGCGTAATAGTCCAGCAGCACCCACTGGCCCTGGGCTTTCGCGGCGTCCAGTTCCCGTTGCAGGGCTTGCGGGTCGCTGACCGTGGTGAAGGCTTCGTGGCCGGCAGGGCGAGCGGCGGCCGTGGTGTTCGAGCCACTGTAGACCTTGAGCGGCTGGTACAGGTCGTCACTGCCGCCCGCCGCGCCGACGATCAGCAGGCTGCCCCACACACCGAGCAACAGCGAGCTGGCGCCGAACACGCGGGCCATGCGGCCGAAGCCGTCCGACTGTTTCCAGGCGCTGTAGGCGACAACCAGCAGCAGCGCGCCGCACAGGCCGAGCCACAACGAAGGGTCCAGCACCGGGCGCAGCAACAGCAGCGCCGTGGCCAGGAACAGGAAACCGAATACGCCCTTGACCAGGTTCATCCACGCGCCGGGCTTGGGCATGAAGCGGTTGCCCACGGTCACCAGCAGCAACAGCGGCACGCCGATGCCGATGCCCAGGGCGAACAGGACAAGCCCGCCATACAGCGCATTGCCGGTTTGCGCGATGTAGAGCAGGGCACCGGCCAGCGGCGCGGTCATGCACGGCCCCACCAGCAGGCCGGACAAGGCGCCCAGCACACCGGCGCCGAGCAGACTGCCGCCACGTTGATTGCGCGAGACGTTTTCCAGGCGATCGCGCACGGCCACCGGCAGTTGCAGTTCAAAGAAGCCGAACATCGGCAATGCCAGCAGCACAAAGATCGCGGCGAAACTGCCGAGCAACCACGGGTTCTGCAACCAGGCCTGCAGGTTCGCCCCCAGCAGCGCGGCGATGACGCCCATCGCCGCGTACACCAGGGCCATGCTCACCACGTAGCTGGTGGCCAGGGCAAAACCGCGCTTGGGCGTGGCGCCGCTGCCGACGATCAGGCCGGCGAGGATTGGCAGCATTGGCAGCGAGCACGGGGTGAAGGCTAGCAACAGGCCGAGGCCGAAGAACACCAGCAGGCTCCAGCCCAGCGCCCGTTGTTGCAGGCTGCTGGCCAGGGCCTGGTCCGGGGCTTCACCGGCGGCTTGCGAAGTAGCGGCACCGCCCAGGTCAATCACCCGGGTCTGCGGCGGATAACACAGGCCGGCATCGGCGCAGCCCTGATAACTGACCTTGATCGAACCGCTGGCGGCGGCGGGGATCTTCACCTCCACGCCCTGGCGATACACCGGTTGCTCGCCGAAGAACTCATCGCTGTGGGCTTCGCCCTGGGGCAGCGCCGGCTGGTTTTCAGCCGTCAGCCCGTCGAATTTCATGCGTTTCTGATAAAGGTAGTAACCGTCGGCGATCTGCCAGAACAACTGGGTTTCACCGGATTCCAGGCGTTCGGAGGTCAGGACGAAGGCCTTGTCCACGGGCAGGAAGTCTGGCTTTGTCGCGAAGGGATCAGTCCCTGCCTGGGCCAGTCCCGAGATCAACAGAATGAACAGTAAAAAGAAGTGACGCATGAAAAAGCCTTGTTCCTGTGCTGGTGGGTGCACAGTGGCGGGTAGCGATTAACCAATGATTAACCGGGAATCCCCATGCACCGAGCCCGTATTTCCACATATTGCCTGCATTAGAGTAAAACAAGGCCGTACTTCTCGTCAGGTCGGGCGCTTGCCATAATTGCGGCTTAATCCGCAGTTGATTGAATCTGGCTTTTATCACGGGAGGTCCCATGCACGTACTGGTTTGCGAAGACGATGAGTTGATCGCCAGCGGGATCGTGGCCGGGCTGACCGCGCAGGGCCTGACCGTCGAGCACGTCAACACCGCCTCCAAGGCGCGGGCGATGCTCAAGGTCGCGGAGTTCGACGTGATGGTGCTCGACCTCGGCCTGCCCGACGAAGACGGCTTGAAACTGTTGCAGCAGCTGCGCCACAGCGGCCTGGAAATCCCGGTGCTGATCCTGACGGCGCGCGATTCGGTGACCGACCGGGTAGACGGCTTGCAGGCCGGGGCCGACGATTACCTGCTCAAGCCGTTCGACCTGCGCGAACTGGCCGCGCGCCTGCACACGCTGTTGCGACGGGTGGCGGGGCGCAGCGTCAACCTGATCGAGCACGGCCGCCTCACCTACGACCCGAGCAGTCGCGAAACCCTGCTCGGCGGCCAGCCTGTAGACCTGTCGCGCCGCGAGCAATCGCTGTTGCAGGCCCTGTTGCACAACCGTGGCCGGGTGCTGTCCACCGAACAGCTCAAGGACAGCGTCTACGGCTTCAATGACGAGCTGGAAAGCAACGCCCTCAACGTGCATATCCATCACCTGCGGCGCAAACTTGGCAATGGCATTGTCGAGACGGTGCGCGGCCTGGGCTATCGCCTGGGCCCGGCCGATGGCGGAGAAGAATCCAAGTGATGAGCCTGCGTGTACGCCTGAGCCTGACCCTGGGCGCCGCTTTTGCGCTGATCTGGGCGCTGGCGGCGGCCTGGATGCTCAGCGACCTGCGCAACCAGATGATGTTTTCCCTCGACCAGCGGCTGGTGGCCTCGGCGCGCATGGTCGCCGGGCTGATGGAGCAGTTGCCGGCCCTGCCGACCAAGGGCGAAGGCACCCATTTCAGCGCCGAACAACTGAACATTCCGGGCGGCATGGCCTGCCAGGTCAGCTCGTTGCGCGGCGAAATCCTCGCCCGCAGCCATGCCGACCCGCAACAAACCCTGGAAGCCGAGAAAATGGGCTTCCACGACCAGATCATCGACGGTGCGCCCTGGCGCAGCTTCACCCTGGCCCGTGGCGATGTGCGAATCACCACCGCTGATCGGCAGATCGAGCGCGAGGCCCTGAACATGTCGATCCTGCTGGCCGCCTCGGTGCCGGTCGGCGTGGCCTTGCTCGGTTGCCTGTGCCTGTTGTGGCTGGGCATCGGCCAGGGCCTGGCGCCGCTCAATCGCATGCGCGATGCGCTGATGCGTCGCAGCGCCGACTCGCTCGAACCCTTGCAGATCCAGCCGCTGCCCAGCGAACTGAAACCGCTGCTCGACACCCAGAACCAGCTGTTGCAGCGCATCGGCAAGACCATCGAGCGTGAGCGCCGCTTGACCGGCGATGCGGCCCACGAACTGCGCAGCCCGCTGACGGCGATCAAGACCCACCTGCAAGTGGCGCGCATGACCGACGGTGCGGCCCGCGACCAGTCCCTGGCCCGGGCCGAAGAGGGCGCCGACCGCATGCACCGCACCCTCGAACAGTTATTGCTGCTGGCCCGGGTCGAAGGCAGCCTGTCGTTCGATGACGGCGTTCAATGCAGCGCCGAACAGGTGGCGAAACTGGCGATCCAGGACGCCGCCAGCGGCGAACGCCAGCGCATCGCCTTCAAGCCGGCGACGACCCTGTCCGCCGCGCCGGTGCAGATGCCCGCGGTGCTGTCGATTGCCGCATTGCGCAACCTGCTGGACAACGCCCTGCGCCATACCCCGGGCGACGGCCCGGTGGAACTGAGCCTGGAAACCCGCGACAACCGCGTGCGCTTCATCGTGCGCGACCATGGCCCGGGCATCGCCCCGGACGATCTGCAACACCTGACCCAACGGTTCTGGCGCAACGGCCAGAGCACCGGCTGCGGCCTGGGCCTGGCGATTGTCCAGGCCATCGTTCAGCGTTGCGGCTGTACGCTGCATTTCGACAGCCGGCCGGATGGTTTGCGGGTTGAACTGACGATGCCGTTGCAGCCGGTTTGACGGGTTACCACAACCCCCTGTGGGAGCGAGCCTGCTCGCGATGGCGGTCTGTCGGCTGGCACATTGTTGACTGACACAAAGCATCGCGAGCAGGCTCGCTCCCACAGTTGGGCTCTCCAGCCCACATCAAATGTAACGCCTCTCCAATAGCCATCCCCCACCCCCGACGCTATCTTGCAGCGCAGCTTTCTCTCAATGGATTGAGGTAACAGCGCCATGCAATCACCCCTGCAAGTCTGTAAGGCCACCCCGGCCGACGCCGGCATCATCAGCCGCATCATCGAGCGTTCGATCCGCGTTGGCTGTGCCCTGGACCACCGCAATGACCCCGATACCCTCGCCACCTGGACCCGCAACAAAACCCCCGCGCACATCCAGCCATGGCTGGCCGACCCGCGGCTGTACCTCAACCTCGCCCTGTCGCGGGACAAACCGGTGGGCATGGCGATGGCCACCCTCGATGGCCGGCTGGCGCTCTGTTACGTGCTGCCGGAATGGTTTCGCCGTGGCGCCGGGCGGGCGCTGGTGCATGACCTCGAAGGCTGGCTGATCGAGCAGGACCTGGCGCACGTGCGCCTCAACAGCACCCGCACGGGCGAGACCTTTTATCGCCGCCTCGGCTATCGGCCCTGCGCTGAAACCTTCATCGCCGCCGGGCTGCACGCCATCCCGATGCACAAGGCCCTGACACGCCTGTCAGAGAAAGCTGATCCAGGGTCTAAATCCCCGGCGTGCTGATGCGTTTCCAGAACAGGAAAACCTATCGAGGGTTCAGAAATGTCAGTCGCTACCAGCCTTGTGCACGATCAGTCGGCCCGGTCCGCTCCAGCACCGGCCGAGACGCTTTATCAGTTCAACGACTCACCGCTGCTGGCACGCCAGAGCCAGCAGGAGTCCAATGCCCGCAGCTACCCGCGACGTATTCCCCTGGCGCTCAAGCGGGCCAAGGGTATTCATGTCGAGGACGTCGAAGGCCGCCGTTTCATCGACTGCCTGGCCGGCGCCGGGACGCTGGCCCTGGGGCATAACCACCCAGTGGTGATCGAAGCGATCCAGGAGGTGCTGGCCGATGAACTGCCGCTGCACACCCTCGACCTGACCACGCCAGTCAAGGACCAGTTCGTCCAGGACCTGTTCGGTTTGCTGCCACCGGCACTGGCCGCCCAGGCGAAGATCCAGTTCTGCGGCCCGACCGGCACCGACGCGGTGGAAGCGGCGCTGAAACTGGTGCGCACCGCCACCGGGCGCAGCACCGTGCTGTCGTTCCAGGGCGGTTATCACGGCATGAGCCAGGGCGCCTTGAGCCTGATGGGCAGCCTGGGGCCGAAACGGCCATTGGGCGCGCTGCTCAGCAGCGGCGTGCAGTTCATGCCCTATCCCTACGACTACCGTTGCCCGTTCGGCTTGGGCGGCGCCCAAGGGGTGCAGGCCAACCTCAACTACCTGGAAAACCTGCTCAACGACCCCGAGGCCGGCGTGCAATTGCCGGCGGCGGTGATCGTCGAAGTGGTGCAGGGCGAGGGTGGGGTCATCCCGGCCGACCTCGACTGGTTGCGCGGCTTGCGCCGCATCACCGAGCGGGCCGGGGTGGCGCTGATCGTCGACGAGATCCAGAGCGGTTTTGCCCGCACCGGCAAAATGTTTGCCTTCGAACACGCCGGGATCGTTCCGGACGTGGTGGTGATGTCCAAGGCCATCGGTGGCAGCCTGCCGCTGGCGGTGGTGGTCTACCGCGACTGGCTCGACACCTGGCAGCCGGGCGCCCACGCCGGCACGTTCCGTGGCAACCAGATGGCCATGGCGGCGGGCTCTGCGGTGATGCGTTATCTGGTCGAGCACAAGGTCTGCGAGCACGCCGCCGCCATGGGTGAACGCCTGGGCGAACACCTGCGCATCCTGCAACGGGACTTCCCGCAACTGGGCGACATCCGTGGCCGTGGTCTGATGCTTGGCGTGGAACTGGTCGACCCGACCGGCACGCCGGACGCGCTGGGCCATCCACCGGTGTTCGCGCGCCTGGCACCGCTGGTCCAGCGCGAATGCCTCAAGCGTGGGCTGATTCTCGAACTGGGCGGCCGGCATGGCGGCGTGGTGCGCTTCCTGCCGCCACTGGTCATCACCTCGGCCGAAATCGACCAGGTGGCCGAGATTTTTGGCCGGGCGATGAGCGCTGCTATCGCCAACCTGTAAATTTTTGCGCGTCGATAACGTTCCTTCTACATACCGGCTGTGCGTGTGGCGCAGCCTATCCAACAGCGATGGAGAAACACATGACTTCAGTATTCGACCGCGAGGACATCGTCTTCCAGGTGGTGGTCAACCACGAAGAGCAATACTCGATCTGGCCCGACTACAAGGCCGTCCCCGAAGGCTGGCGCACTGTGGGCAAGAGCGGCCTGAAAAAGGAATGCCTGGCCTACATCGAAGAAACCTGGACGGACATGCGGCCGTTGAGCTTGCGCAAGAAGATGGAAGAGCAGGCGGCGGTGGCGCACTAAACCTGTAGGAGCGAGCTTGCTCGCGATGGCGGCCTGACGGTGTACATATCTGTTTCTGCGGTCACGGCCGCTTAGGGTTTCGCTCTTACAGCGGGTCGTTTTGGGACCCCTGTAGGAGCGAGCTTGCTCGCGATGGCGGCCTGACGGCGTACATATCCGTTCCTGCGGTAACGACCGCTTATGGTTCCGCCCTTACGGCGGGTCCCTTTTGGCAAACGCCCCAAAAGGAACCAAAAACGCTCGCCCCAGCGTACGGCCCCTCGCTGACGCTCGGGGTTCCTTCGCTCCGGCATCCATCCGGGGACATCGCCTCCGGTTTGCTTCGCTGCACCTCCTCTCGATGTGTGCGGCTGCGCCGCACGGCGCTACGCGCCTATTCCCCGGATGAATGCCTCCACTCAGCCTGCCGAAGG belongs to Pseudomonas sp. MYb118 and includes:
- a CDS encoding alpha/beta fold hydrolase, giving the protein MPFVTIDGQPLHYIDQGSGPAVLLAGSYLWDQAMWAPQIAALAPHYRVIALDLWGHGESGRLPDGTTNLDDIARQALVLLDHLDIDRATLVGLSVGGMWGARLALSAPQRVNGLVLMDTYLGAEPEPTRQYYFSLLKQIEDSGVITPPLLDIIVPIFFRPGIDRESALYRDFYAKLAALPAERLRQSIVPMGRITFGREDFMARLPELEASTTLVMGGDQDKPRPPAEAREMAELIGCPYVEVPEAGHISNLENPAFVTETLLMFLSERNR
- the dsbG gene encoding thiol:disulfide interchange protein DsbG, with the protein product MPRLRHLLTLTLGAALLHLPAVQAAEELPEAIKKIEAKGAKIVGQFDAPDGLRGYAAQYQNRGMALYLTPDGKHVLLGNLYDAEGNDLSSAPLQKLVYAPMAKEVWAKFEASHWIQDGNKDAPRTVYLFSDPNCPYCNMFWEQARPWVKAGKVQLRHIMVGIIREDSPGKSAALLAAKDPQKALQDHESAGKASTLKALKDVPAAVQAKLAANMQLMEDLELQATPAIFYMDDKGELQQQQGAPSPDKLVKILGPK
- a CDS encoding prolipoprotein diacylglyceryl transferase family protein, giving the protein MLTLTLGTFAIALNHLLLISALALATFIGWRTAKRGGENPESVLFSLFLLGMLAARIGFVAQYWMHYRNDPWQVIDLRDGGFLALPGVIVLLLAALYRGWRRPGLRRPLGFGVASGLAFWLLATFSLSIYEQGTRLPDIALRNAAGETVHLADYQGGPLVINLWATWCPPCRREMPVLENAQQRRPDLTFLFVNQAESMQSVSTFLETQGLSLSNVLFDGSGRLGQAVGSMALPTTLFYSPDGRLLGSHLGELSEASLARALENFDTPNPAAPATSSRKLPCPASATC
- the dsbD gene encoding protein-disulfide reductase DsbD; amino-acid sequence: MRHFFLLFILLISGLAQAGTDPFATKPDFLPVDKAFVLTSERLESGETQLFWQIADGYYLYQKRMKFDGLTAENQPALPQGEAHSDEFFGEQPVYRQGVEVKIPAAASGSIKVSYQGCADAGLCYPPQTRVIDLGGAATSQAAGEAPDQALASSLQQRALGWSLLVFFGLGLLLAFTPCSLPMLPILAGLIVGSGATPKRGFALATSYVVSMALVYAAMGVIAALLGANLQAWLQNPWLLGSFAAIFVLLALPMFGFFELQLPVAVRDRLENVSRNQRGGSLLGAGVLGALSGLLVGPCMTAPLAGALLYIAQTGNALYGGLVLFALGIGIGVPLLLLVTVGNRFMPKPGAWMNLVKGVFGFLFLATALLLLRPVLDPSLWLGLCGALLLVVAYSAWKQSDGFGRMARVFGASSLLLGVWGSLLIVGAAGGSDDLYQPLKVYSGSNTTAAARPAGHEAFTTVSDPQALQRELDAAKAQGQWVLLDYYADWCRPCKIMETQVFGQARVLDALSDVRLLRLDVTADNAASRDLLARYKVPGPPTFLWIGADGEERRSQRITGEVDADTFLQRWTSTRDAR
- a CDS encoding response regulator; the encoded protein is MHVLVCEDDELIASGIVAGLTAQGLTVEHVNTASKARAMLKVAEFDVMVLDLGLPDEDGLKLLQQLRHSGLEIPVLILTARDSVTDRVDGLQAGADDYLLKPFDLRELAARLHTLLRRVAGRSVNLIEHGRLTYDPSSRETLLGGQPVDLSRREQSLLQALLHNRGRVLSTEQLKDSVYGFNDELESNALNVHIHHLRRKLGNGIVETVRGLGYRLGPADGGEESK
- a CDS encoding ATP-binding protein; translation: MMSLRVRLSLTLGAAFALIWALAAAWMLSDLRNQMMFSLDQRLVASARMVAGLMEQLPALPTKGEGTHFSAEQLNIPGGMACQVSSLRGEILARSHADPQQTLEAEKMGFHDQIIDGAPWRSFTLARGDVRITTADRQIEREALNMSILLAASVPVGVALLGCLCLLWLGIGQGLAPLNRMRDALMRRSADSLEPLQIQPLPSELKPLLDTQNQLLQRIGKTIERERRLTGDAAHELRSPLTAIKTHLQVARMTDGAARDQSLARAEEGADRMHRTLEQLLLLARVEGSLSFDDGVQCSAEQVAKLAIQDAASGERQRIAFKPATTLSAAPVQMPAVLSIAALRNLLDNALRHTPGDGPVELSLETRDNRVRFIVRDHGPGIAPDDLQHLTQRFWRNGQSTGCGLGLAIVQAIVQRCGCTLHFDSRPDGLRVELTMPLQPV
- a CDS encoding GNAT family N-acetyltransferase, which gives rise to MQSPLQVCKATPADAGIISRIIERSIRVGCALDHRNDPDTLATWTRNKTPAHIQPWLADPRLYLNLALSRDKPVGMAMATLDGRLALCYVLPEWFRRGAGRALVHDLEGWLIEQDLAHVRLNSTRTGETFYRRLGYRPCAETFIAAGLHAIPMHKALTRLSEKADPGSKSPAC
- a CDS encoding aspartate aminotransferase family protein — protein: MSVATSLVHDQSARSAPAPAETLYQFNDSPLLARQSQQESNARSYPRRIPLALKRAKGIHVEDVEGRRFIDCLAGAGTLALGHNHPVVIEAIQEVLADELPLHTLDLTTPVKDQFVQDLFGLLPPALAAQAKIQFCGPTGTDAVEAALKLVRTATGRSTVLSFQGGYHGMSQGALSLMGSLGPKRPLGALLSSGVQFMPYPYDYRCPFGLGGAQGVQANLNYLENLLNDPEAGVQLPAAVIVEVVQGEGGVIPADLDWLRGLRRITERAGVALIVDEIQSGFARTGKMFAFEHAGIVPDVVVMSKAIGGSLPLAVVVYRDWLDTWQPGAHAGTFRGNQMAMAAGSAVMRYLVEHKVCEHAAAMGERLGEHLRILQRDFPQLGDIRGRGLMLGVELVDPTGTPDALGHPPVFARLAPLVQRECLKRGLILELGGRHGGVVRFLPPLVITSAEIDQVAEIFGRAMSAAIANL
- a CDS encoding MbtH family protein, yielding MTSVFDREDIVFQVVVNHEEQYSIWPDYKAVPEGWRTVGKSGLKKECLAYIEETWTDMRPLSLRKKMEEQAAVAH